Proteins co-encoded in one Marmota flaviventris isolate mMarFla1 chromosome 9, mMarFla1.hap1, whole genome shotgun sequence genomic window:
- the LOC114080606 gene encoding interferon-induced very large GTPase 1-like yields MDTSKQTPDEPLLRSKRRQDLPEMLREVGLEVEYWLIKLKEVLGVTCAQSLSYLKEKDLQKLKYEVKYPWEKRALEKLLDLSHSNSLAELQESPVERKKEKQAEQAVKELRNLLSEGRQRQEEAVKRKEAKLRQAMEIPEENRLKPPKPLREVMEIIKKEFSPMEQTPSHRPNLPDRDLVRWASGGLALQGIYKTCHHMDLIQRREELLSVPKEFSLLGPQQGTLMKSEEFTSSQAEVMFTQSMENLGFSLTTSAKGGGWGFSLQTELDKGKHSESKQTHLTNSECSYFCSTKFRYTPMASCHFPIDQLQLSHAALQELKCLEDLLDQTTDPQESQVLKQWSERFFHRFGSHANQGPLHLGGIYWWKAVSKGFQNYHLVDIKQQAIEALDFYISGGYQGFGMNVAAGMNVSDSHSKAAIQNKTFQNLQTKFQLSVSKTGGPPEADDLAQWKAGLVASNQTWCVVDRGFQLVPIWDIILFSHRSDFKDPCKVAKCLKDNYTTLTGLVSQIQEAEEILSVRQEVRVFLDTAKSWEVSDPEEQLQKLINFKQTLSQKTEGNDTWINLCLTDKDLQTFLVNTVNFCKMSTNCKTNYIKIQLCSLLDPHIYKVENFPQNHSIMHWIKQSDSEQEQVHICQFSEFIKNLTKTHKELLEVNVQEKVEEAQRKATYEVCLALNSFLSHLKATEQPDTQLLLLSIAAGAGYQVGSNIFKPLLGPGELNFLLDEMQTAFNEYQQLKSISSYRAHAFLVLTGLTATAELRALSEEEKTKRKEFIIKHMGQLFSKEVVHVLIKFEEDHDWENLERNLRLLIDGDYEATISSLKRDDVERELLNLFHEKKLPCEPDINEYNINEVIENEAFLDLLQRLGLQHYYPKKMSKAKFHLIYKTSLYNTQPNSEKELPFYFLQKLMLLDYGLRYLVFKDYGNRESKVSPSASNQEYEGFDPYEDFVEDSDTLTDPLTTESRPHIHPMDIQMTIFHCADDFARQYILTKLSTCLFALPLLVPNPCTSQIEFSLWSLRKVRRSWQQEKKSPHGKNSHKCQQMCCVSTPIVSFIRVGNGLSASKSQIMNCLLSEHKHDVFFHRHCRESSKDCLLMGGVVEICWFWPGGEVEDRFDNCVTFMNLHGDAKEHKRQLTFLKEVSSLIVVLMSASDDNKQNQKIVRDLCQSSRSLICLLDDKEKSKPSSSGTRVKIGLRNRNEAELIEELTTTIRRLLELSDTALSLEDCSQIAREQGFLIDEDQRDCKEGKEMAQIIMALLRGTELSEVKETFLPLQGQLWQLWCRKDKELYHLREKGNRSIEQHKSELETHKQIIRQQQVQRAFPLNDVMFSVLQILYSYSETHTTLYFLQWMSVFLDRLTEEHLENLHEKLIHLWSIVKTEKQSSQSSNSLELCQKKISDYTLGIEQFLREVGQIYEALEETSSTNDIVFLFLPQIAADLMISGVPIELMDGDASYVPLKWVAAVFDKLSEKLGDKRLFVLSVLGLQSSGKSTLLNALFGLQFSVSAGRCTKGAYMQLLKVDETSTEELGFDFVLVVDTEGLRAPELSNKSQNWDNELATFVIGLANLTLINIFGENPSEMQDILQIAVQAFLRMKQVKISPRCIFIHQNVGEVTAKDQITEGRRRLEQRLDEMAALAAKQEECSDVTHFSDVIKFDVNTHVYYFAHLWDGNPPMAPPNPRYSHNVQELKSTILLTAKQESRGSIMKISDVKFRVQDLWRALVNENFIFSFRNTREVMAMSKLETMYNHWTWELRSHMLDLQNQLHNQIQNRKIQTLTSSIIECPVTEKYETIKQVLEKYFTEDPEREILVQWKAYFENKLLILKESLISDTKRKAHELINLKNNQEQLEQKKTVYENELLKKSQNLALRVKGKKLSDEELYEKFSQLWGKWVCEVSSNLPQATEPKIDVDAEHILLEHFRKEKNIVEKLKRNTGKNFQLDFGKHVKMCKEYVFFTKSLEACDKVFIDMTTDRIFSRFDECIDSIMNQQHDYDQNDFHQILRIIEEEVKSEHTKNRYIFTSEYKIELSSYLFKKATEYFKEMHRAFRRANDPVKYLEQKKDDFFMSFKISCQGATSITCFVDFLWQKLTPAVSATIQGKMVPRIAGEIRASCPAFNGNRSNLEKHILISLAEEENFEYYWQYIHNPKSFCRSYIENYTKKYCSDSRDKKIKTLFKTSLDDIKNTILSAIHESTAVAKDRSSTASGWLDLFCDHLGNNLIFPRRDLVNIEHQEIKDMDFLKEAMSAGLDPAMKKVEQNLSSMPIEEMVPEIEKILSEHLCGCWKQCPFCKAICTNTIPEHDGDHSVPFHRPRAVCGGKWYRTDHFDIDCCTSLVASYDLLVLRDDRQIPFKNYREAGGDYATWSITPDSSTQPYWKWFISHFRTKLEEKYQLKFIDKGQIPYEWSKITKQEVLNDLKK; encoded by the coding sequence ATGGACACAAGCAAGCAGACCCCTGATGAGCCTCTCCTCAGAAGCAAAAGGAGGCAAGATCTTCCAGAGATGCTCAGAGAAGTGGGACTGGAAGTTGAGTACTGGTTGATCAAGCTGAAGGAAGTCCTGGGTGTGACCTGTGCCCAGTCATtaagttatttaaaagaaaaagacctcCAGAAGCTGAAATATGAGGTAAAATATCCATGGGAGAAAAGGGCCCTGGAGAAGCTGCTTGACCTGTCCCACTCAAATAGTCTTGCAGAGTTACAGGAGTCACcagtggagaggaaaaaggagaagcaGGCAGAACAAGCAGTGAAAGAGCTGAGGAACTTGCTGTCAgaagggagacagagacaggaagaggcagtgaagagaaaggaagcaaagcTGAGGCAAGCCATGGAGATCCCTGAAGAGAACAGGCTGAAGCCTCCAAAGCCCCTCAGGGAAGTCATGGAAATCATAAAGAAAGAATTCAGTCCCATGGAGCAGACGCCATCCCACAGGCCAAACCTCCCAGATAGAGATCTGGTAAGATGGGCATCTGGAGGGCTGGCCCTGCAGGGAATATACAAAACCTGCCACCACATGGACCTGATACAGAGGAGAGAGGAGCTACTCAGTGTCCCCAAGGAGTTCTCACTCCTTGGCCCTCAGCAGGGCACATTGATGAAATCGGAAGAATTTACATCTTCTCAAGCAGAAGTCATGTTCACCCAGTCTATGGAGAATTTAGGCTTCAGTTTAACTACTTCAGCCAAGGGTGGAGGTTGGGGATTTAGTTTACAAACTGAACTGGATAAAGGCAAACATTCAGAATCCAAGCAAACCCACCTAACAAATTCTGAGTGCTCTTATTTCTGCTCAACCAAGTTCAGATACACTCCCATGGCATCCTGCCACTTCCCCATTGATCAGCTCCAGTTGTCCCATGCTGCTCTTCAGGAATTGAAATGCCTTGAAGACCTTCTGGATCAGACTACAGACCCTCAGGAATCCCAGGTGCTGAAACAGTGGAGTGAAAGATTCTTCCACAGGTTTGGCTCTCATGCTAACCAAGGCCCTCTGCATCTGGGAGGAATCTACTGGTGGAAGGCTGTCTCAAAGGGGTTCCAAAATTATCACCTAGTTGATATAAAGCAGCAGGCAATAGAGGCCCTGGATTTTTACATAAGTGGTGGCTACCAAGGTTTTGGAATGAATGTTGCTGCAGGTATGAATGTGTCAGACTCACATTCAAAAGCAGCTATTCAGAACAAGACTTTTCAAAACCTCCAAACCAAATTCCAATTATCTGTGTCCAAGACAGGTGGACCACCAGAAGCAGATGACCTTGCTCAATGGAAAGCTGGCCTTGTTGCCAGCAATCAAACCTGGTGTGTCGTTGACCGGGGATTCCAGCTGGTGCCTATTTGGGACATCATTCTCTTCAGCCACAGAAGTGATTTTAAGGATCCATGTAAGGTAGCTAAGTGTCTGAAAGACAACTACACTACTCTGACTGGCCTTGTTTCCCAGATCCAAGAGGCAGAGGAGATACTGAGTGTTAGGCAAGAGGTTAGAGTTTTCCTAGATACTGCAAAGTCCTGGGAAGTCTCTGATCCTGAAGAACAGCTTCAAAAGTTGATAAATTTTAAGCAAACACTGAGtcaaaaaacagaaggaaatgacACTTGGATTAACCTATGCCTCACAGATAAGGATCTGCAGACTTTTCTAGTCAATACCGTCAATTTTTGCAAAATGTCTACCAAttgtaaaacaaattatattaaaattcagtTGTGCAGCCTTCTAGATCCTCACATCTACAAAGTGGAAAATTTTCCCCAGAATCACTCCATTATGCACTGGATCAAACAGTCAGATTCAGAGCAAGAGCAAGTCCACATCTGCCAATTTTCTGAATTCattaaaaacttaacaaaaacacacaaagaatTATTGGAAGTGAATGTCCAAGAAAAAGTAGAAGAAGCTCAAAGAAAGGCCACATATGAGGTCTGCTTGGCTCTCAACAGCTTCTTGAGCCACTTGAAAGCAACAGAGCAGCCAGATACACAGCTCTTGCTACTTTCCATTGCAGCTGGTGCAGGATATCAGGTGGGAAGCAATATTTTTAAGCCTCTCCTGGGACCTGGTGAGTTAAACTTCCTACTGGATGAAATGCAAACTGCCTTTAATGAATACCAGCAGCTCAAAAGTATTTCCAGCTATAGGGCCCATGCATTCCTGGTGCTCACAGGTCTGACAGCCACAGCTGAATTAAGAGCTCTATCTGAAGAAGAGAAGACAAAACGCAaggaatttataataaaacacatgggacaattattttctaaagaagTTGTACATGTCCTCATTAAATTTGAGGAAGATCATGATTGGGAAAACCTAGAAAGAAACTTGAGATTACTCATTGATGGAGATTATGAAGCCACCATCTCTTCTTTGAAAAGGGATGACGTTGAAAGAGAGTTACTAAATCTTTTCCATGAAAAGAAATTGCCCTGTGAACCAGATATTAATGAATATAACATAAATGAAGTAATAGAAAATGAAGCCTTCCTAGACTTACTCCAGCGTCTAGGCCTACAACATTACTACCCTAAAAAAATGAGTAAAGCTAAATTTCATCTGATCTACAAGACTTCTCTATACAACACCCAGCCCAATTCTGAAAAGGAacttcccttttatttccttcagaaGCTAATGTTGCTGGATTATGGACTGAGATACCTTGTCTTTAAAGACTATGGAAATAGAGAATCTAAGGTTTCTCCAAGTGCCTCCAATCAGGAATATGAGGGTTTTGATCCATATGAAGACTTTGTTGAAGACAGTGATACTCTCACTGATCCTTTGACTACTGAGTCAAGGCCCCACATTCACCCCATGGATATCCAGATGACCATTTTTCACTGTGCAGATGATTTTGCCAGACAATATATTTTGACCAAACTTTCTACTTGTCTATTTGCCCTGCCTCTCCTGGTGCCAAATCCTTGCACTTCTCAAATCGAATTCTCTCTCTGGTCTCTCAGAAAAGTTAGGAGAAGTTGGCAGCAAGAAAAGAAATCACCACATGGGAAGAACAGTCATAAGTGTCAGCAGATGTGTTGTGTCTCCACTCCCATTGTGTCCTTCATTAGGGTTGGCAATGGCCTGTCTGCTTCCAAATCTCAGATCATGAACTGTCTTCTCAGTGAGCACAAACATGATGTGTTTTTCCACCGACACTGCAGAGAAAGCAGCAAGGACTGCCTCTTGATGGGAGGTGTGGTAGAAATCTGCTGGTTTTGGCCTGGAGGGGAAGTGGAGGACAGGTTTGACAACTGTGTGACCTTCATGAATCTTCATGGAGATGCAAAGGAACATAAAAGGCAGCTCACCTTCCTGAAGGAGGTCTCTTCTCTCATTGTGGTCCTCATGTCAGCTTCTGATgacaacaaacaaaaccaaaaaattgtcCGTGACCTATGTCAGTCATCAAGATCATTGATCTGCTTGCTAGATgacaaagaaaaatccaaaccCAGTAGTTCTGGTACAAGAGTGAAAATTGGCCTGAGGAATAGAAATGAGGCAGAATTGATAGAGGAGCTTACAACTACCATCAGACGTTTGCTAGAGCTCTCTGACACAGCTCTCAGCCTAGAGGACTGTTCTCAAATTGCTCGCGAGCAAGGATTTCTTATTGATGAAGATCAGAGAGATTGTAAGGAGGGCAAAGAAATGGCACAGATTATAATGGCTCTTTTAAGAGGAACAGAGTTGTCTGAGGTGAAGGAAACCTTCCTACCACTTCAGGGACAACTGTGGCAACTTTGGTGTAGGAAGGACAAAGAACTTTATCAtctgagagagaagggaaatcgaAGCATTGAACAACACAAGAGTGAGCTTGagacacataaacaaataattcGGCAACAACAGGTGCAAAGAGCTTTTCCTCTCAATGATGTAATGTTCTCTGTGCTTCAAATTCTCTACAGCTATTCAGAAACTCACACCACACTCTACTTCTTGCAATGGATGAGTGTGTTTTTAGATAGGTTGACTGAAGAGCATTTGGAGAACCTACATGAAAAACTAATTCATTTGTGGTCAATtgtgaaaacagaaaagcaaagctCCCAAAGCAGCAACTCTTTGGAACTCTGCCAAAAGAAGATTAGTGACTATACCTTAGGAATTGAGCAGTTTCTCAGAGAGGTTGGCCAGATCTATGAAGCTCTGGAAGAAACTTCCTCCACAAATGATatagtttttctcttccttccccaaaTTGCTGCAGACCTGATGATATCTGGTGTCCCCATAGAGCTGATGGATGGAGATGCTTCCTATGTGCCCCTAAAGTGGGTGGCAGCTGTTTTTGACAAGCTCTCTGAGAAACTTGGAGACAAACGGCTCTTTGTTCTCTCTGTCCTTGGCCTGCAGAGCTCTGGGAAGTCCACCCTACTAAATGCCCTTTTTGGGCTGCAGTTCAGTGTAAGTGCAGGCAGGTGTACCAAGGGGGCCTACATGCAGCTCCTAAAGGTGGATGAGACATCCACAGAGGAACTTGGCTTTGACTTTGTGCTGGTTGTAGACACAGAAGGACTTCGGGCCCCAGAACTAAGCAACAAATCCCAGAACTGGGACAACGAGTTAGCCACCTTTGTCATTGGGCTTGCAAACTTGACTCTCATCAATATATTTGGGGAGAATCCATCAGAAATGCAAGATATCCTACAGATAGCTGTCCAAGCCTTTCTGAGGATGAAACAAGTGAAAATTTCCCCCAGGTGCATATTCATCCATCAGAATGTAGGAGAAGTTACAGCTAAAGACCAAATTACAGAAGGACGAAGGCGGTTAGAGCAGAGGCTAGATGAAATGGCAGCACTAGCTGCTAAACAAGAAGAGTGCTCAGATGTCACTCACTTCAGTGATGTCATCAAGTTTGATGTCAATACTCACGTGTACTACTTTGCTCACCTTTGGGATGGCAATCCCCCCATGGCCCCTCCCAATCCTCGCTATAGCCACAATGTCCAGGAACTGAAAAGTACAATTCTTTTAACTGCCAAACAGGAATCCAGGGGAAGCATCATGAAGATATCAGATGTGAAATTCAGAGTTCAAGATTTGTGGAGAGCCCTGGTAAATGAGAACTTCATTTTCAGTTTCAGAAACACCCGAGAGGTCATGGCCATGAGCAAATTGGAAACAATGTATAACCACTGGACCTGGGAGCTCAGGAGCCATATGTTGGACTTGCAGAACCAGCTTCACAATCagattcaaaatagaaaaattcagaCACTCACATCAAGCATAATTGAGTGTCCAGTTACAGAGAAATATGAAACCATCAAGCAagtacttgaaaaatattttactgaagaCCCAGAGAGAGAGATACTTGTCCAATGGAAAGCCTATTTTGAAAATAAGCTACTAATCCTTAAAGAGTCACTTATTTCAGACACCAAGAGAAAAGCCCATGAACTTATTAATCTCAAAAACAATCAAGAACAACTAGAACAGAAGAAGACTGtatatgaaaatgaattattGAAGAAGAGCCAAAACTTGGCTTTAAGAGTAAAAGGTAAAAAGTTGAGTGATGAAGAGTTATATGAGAAATTCAGTCAACTTTGGGGAAAATGGGTTTGTGAAGTGTCCTCAAATCTCCCTCAAGCCACAGAGCCTAAAATTGATGTGGATGCTGAACACATCCTTTTGGAacatttcagaaaagagaaaaacatagtagaaaaactaaaaagaaatactgGAAAGAATTTTCAGCTAGATTTTGGAAAACATGTCAAGATGTGTAAGGAATATGTATTTTTCACAAAGAGTTTAGAGGCCTGTGATAAAGTGTTCATTGATATGACTACTGATCGTATTTTTTCAAGATTTGATGAATGTATTGATAGTATTATGAATCAACAACATGATTATGATCAAAATGACTTCCATCAAATCCTGAGAATAATAGAAGAGGAAGTGAAATCTGAACACACCAAGAATAGATATATATTTACGAGCGAATACAAAATTGAattatcttcatatttatttaaaaaagcaacagAGTATTTTAAGGAAATGCATAGAGCATTTAGAAGAGCAAATGATCCTGTAAAATATCTAGAACAGAAGAAAGATGATTTTTTCATGAGTTTCAAGATCTCCTGCCAAGGTGCAACCTCCATCAcatgttttgttgattttctgtggCAAAAGCTCACTCCTGCTGTCTCTGCTACCATCCAGGGGAAAATGGTCCCTAGAATAGCTGGGGAGATTAGAGCCTCCTGCCCTGCATTCAATGGAAACAGGTCTAACCTGGAGAAACACATTCTCATCTCTCTagcagaagaagaaaattttgaatattattgGCAATACATTCACAATCCAAAATCATTTTGTAGGAGTTACATTGAGAACTATACCAAAAAGTACTGTTCAGACAGcagagataaaaaaataaagactttattcAAAACAAGTCTTGATGACATCAAGAATACTATCCTCTCTGCCATTCATGAATCCACAGCAGTAGCTAAAGACAGAAGCAGCACTGCATCTGGGTGGCTGGATTTGTTCTGTGATCACTTGGGGAACAACTTGATTTTCCCACGAAGAGACTTGGTAAACATTGAACACCAAGAGATAAAAGATATGGATTTTCTCAAAGAAGCCATGAGTGCAGGTTTGGATCCTGCAATGAAGAAGGTGGAACAGAACTTGTCAAGTATGCCTATAGAAGAAATGGTTCCTGAAATTGAGAAAATCCTCTCTGAACATCTCTGTGGATGTTGGAAACAGTGTCCCTTCTGTAAAGCAATTTGTACAAACACAATTCCTGAACATGATGGAGACCACAGTGTTCCATTTCATCGTCCTCGGGCTGTCTGTGGAGGCAAGTGGTATAGAACAGACCACTTTGACATTGATTGTTGTACTAGTTTAGTAGCAAGTTATGATTTGCTTGTTTTGAGAGATGATAGGCAAATCCCATTTAAGAACTATCGGGAGGCAGGAGGGGATTATGCCACTTGGAGCATCACCCCAGATTCATCCACCCAGCCATACTGGAAATGGTTTATCTCTCACTTCAGaacaaaattggaagaaaaatatcAGCTAAAATTTATAGATAAAGGTCAAATCCCCTATGAATGGAGCAAAATCACTAAGCAGGAAGTGCTTAATgacttgaaaaaataa